Proteins co-encoded in one Aspergillus fumigatus Af293 chromosome 6, whole genome shotgun sequence genomic window:
- a CDS encoding putative integral membrane protein produces MTFGTPRGREALSLSIAFTTLATVFTIIRIYTRIFLVKQMGADDWAIIVALAFSWAFFGLFIGEVKYLMGEHYKEIPPDILVKQMKCFWATIPLYQASLLTTKASILLQYKRVFSTPRMRFACWCLIGFLAAYGSWTFISAWVTCVPVSKFWHEEQHGYCLDKKALWFSNSAIHIFTDILILVFPMPSLKNLQLPRRQRYALMAVFALGSFVLITSILRLKSLMVISNSSDPTYDNPGAAKWSAIECNVAIICACLPGIRAFISKLLPRFLSSYKSKSNTRTRTQRSHVTHFSNFHSSIADRQSKFHMQSVSHGPEGGDYKASGFEEGTSNKIKVTTIVSQESVSNDASSVRQLL; encoded by the exons atgacattCGGAACCCCCCGCGGCCGGGAGGCCCTCTCTCTCAGCATTGCATTTACCACATTGGCCACTGTTTTCACAATTATTCGAATTTACACCCGAATATTCCTGGTGAAGCAGATGGGCGCCGATGATTGGGCTATCATTGTGGCTCTG GCCTTTAGTTGGGCCTTTTTCGGTCTGTTTATAGGAG AGGTCAAGTATCTCATGGGAGAGCACTACAAGGAAATCCCGCCAGACATCCTTGTCAAACAAATGAAG TGTTTCTGGGCAACGATACCCTTGTATCAAGCGAGTCTGCTTACTACCAAAGCCTCGATTCTTCTACAATACAAACGAGTTTTCTCGACACCGCGCATGCGTTTCGCCTGTTGGTGCTTGATTGGATTTTTGGCCGCGTACGGATCGTGGACATTCATCAGTGCCTGGGTTACTTGCGTACCTGTGTCCAAGTTTTGGCATGAAGAGCAGCATGGGTATTGTCTTGACAAAAAAGCCCTTTGGTTCTCCAACTCGGCAATCCACATTTTCACGGATATCCTGATTTTGGTATTCCCCATGCCATCGCTCAAGAACCTGCAACTCCCCCGACGCCAAAGGTACGCCCTTATGGCCGTCTTTGCCCTGGGTTCATT TGTCTTGATAACGAGCATTCTCAGACTGAAAAGTCTCATGGTCATCTCCAACTCGTCTGATCCAACTT ATGATAACCCAGGCGCTGCCAAGTGGTCCGCCATTGAATGCAACGTCGCCATTATCTGCGCCTGCCTCCCTGGCATCCGTGCCTTTATCTCCAAGCTCCTCCCTCGCTTCCTCTCCAGctacaagagcaagagcaacacCCGCACCAGGACCCAACGCAGCCATGTTACCCACTTCTCCAACTTCCATTCTTCCATCGCTGACCGCCAGTCCAAATTCCACATGCAGTCTGTCAGCCACGGCCCGGAGGGCGGCGACTACAAGGCTAGCGGTTTCGAGGAAGGCACTTCGAATAAGATCAAAGTCACCACCATTGTGTCACAGGAATCCGTGTCGAATGATGCTTCGAGTGTGCGGCAGTTATTATAA